In the Dolichospermum flos-aquae CCAP 1403/13F genome, AACGGCTCAAGAATCGGCTCCTGATTAAGATTAATATTATCAATTACTGGTAAGCTATGTCCAAGTTTTAAACCTAGTAAAATCCAATCTTCTAAAGTCGAGCGTAATTCATTTTGGCACTCACGTAAACTAGCACCAAAAGCAACAACACCTTGACAAACAGGAATTTTACCGAAAAATGTACCATCTTCCAACTTGTCATATATGGCTTGAGAAACTGCTCCCTCAACATAATCACTAAGAATAAATGCTGTAGTCATGGAAACCTATACTTTATTCTATTGATAAATTATATATTACAAAAATGCTGCATCAAAATTACTGTCAGCAATATAAGCAAACTGTTCATCAAGGTCAACACTAGCCTTTGGTCTAATTACAATTCGTCTAGTCATTGCTATTACTTGCGGAGTCTCTCAAGAAGCTGAGTGCGTTTTTGTTGCCACCACTCATCCGTAATTTCAATCGCTTCACCACTATCTAAGCCTTCTAATAGCAATGTTTCTATTCGGGATTGTGCCACTTTTTCTAAATCTTGACGAATCAAATGTCGAATATATTCGCTTGTGGTACTGTAGCCACATTTTGCAACCTGTTCATTGATAAAGTCCCGCATGGAATCGGGAAGAGAAATATTTACTGTAGTCATAGCTAATAAGTCTTTATATTTCTGATTCTTTAATTATGGCAAATATTGTCAATTTTTGTCAAATGTTTTGTAGGGATGTGGGTGCGTAAGCGTTGCGCTGCTGCAAGCAGTTCGCTGTTTGGGAAGTTGAGGAGGTGCGTAAGCGTTGCGCTGCTGCAAGCAGTTCGCTCTTCCAATATGATTAAACAATACTACGTGGATCAACAACTACAATATCCGAAAAACGCTTAAAATCATCAACATTAAATGTTAATATGTTAATAAATGTGTAATATTATGAACTACCATAGCCGCAGCTAAACGTGCATCATGCACCTGTTTTCCCATCACTTGATATTTAATCACCAGAGATTCCCACTTAGTAAAAATTTGTGGTGTATCCAATTCCAATATAAATATCTTTTTAAGTTTTTCGCTTTCTTCTTCAGCTTGAGTGATAGATAAACCTAATCCATTTTTATCAAGAGGTCTTGTAGCAACAGCCCAAAATTCAATTATATTTTGTGGAATAATACATAAAAATTCACCTTGCTTTTTGAGCTTCAAAATTGCCCTTTGAGTATCAAGGTGTATGGGACTATTTTTTTGTACCAAACGCAGTAAAATATTAGTATCTACCAGATATTTCATAACATTTCATCTTCTCTGGTATAAATACTATCTCGACTAATAGCCGCATCTGAAAGTGGTGGTGCTAGAGTAAAAGCAGGACTATTGATTAAATTCATTAGTGCTGTTTCCCAATCTTCCTCTGTTGTTACTTGAGAAAAAGATTTTTCATCTTGATTTTTCAAACTATCTTCAATCAAAGATTCAAGATAAGATTCAATTGATAAACCTTGTTTAGTAGCTTGGGTAATCAGACGAGCTTCTATTTCTGGTTTCAATTGTAGCTGTATAGTTTTATATTGTTTCATATTCTTCGATGCTAGTTAATTAATATCAAGTAAAACTTATGATTAACTTGATATATTAAAAGTATATCAGATTTAAACACCGAAGGTATCGCTTTTGGGGAGTTCAGGGGATGCGATAACGAAATTAATCTAAATCTTCTTCAGTTAAACCAGCATCTTTCAAAATACTTTTCAGTGTACCCATAGGTAGATCACGATTTCCATGAACAGGTATAGAAAGAATCACACTCATATCTTCCTTAACATAGATATGATGACTACCTGTAATCCTTTTTAGATTCCATCCATAGCGTTCCACAATCTTACACAGAGATTTACCAGAAACGGATTTCATAAAGATAACTCAATTAACTGTTTTTCTGGTTCAACTTCTTCTTGCTGACTAGCAACTTCTAACCAACCTTGAACAGCATCTTTCAACATTTCTAATAAATGTTCATAACTTTCACCCCAGGTATGACACCCTGGTAAAGCTGGTACAGAACCACACCATACACCGTCTTCTTCCCAAATAATTGCTTTTATTTTCATAGTCAATTCCTTGAACTAAGGATATTTTACCGCAGGGGGAGTCAGACGTATCAGTTTAATGAAGATGAATAATCGCTATTTGGGGGGTTGAAGGGATGCGATCGCTTTTGGGAAGTTGAGGGGATGCTATCGCTATTTGGGGGGTTGAAGGGATGCGATCGCTGTTTGGGGAGTTGAGGGGATGCGATCGCTGTTTGGGGGGTTGAAGGGTGCGATCGCTGTTTGGGGAGTTGAGGGAGTGCGATAGCGAAGCGCTGCTGCAAGCAGTTCGCTGTTTCTCTGTGTTCTCTGTGTCTCTGTGGTTCGTTAAAAAAAGGTGTTTGGGGAGTTGAGGGAGTGCGATAGCGAAGCGCGACCTAGGAATCGCTATAACATTTAAGCAGTAGCGAATGCAGTATATTTCCTTTCTTCAGGAGGATGAAAAGCTAAAACAATATCAAGATTAGAAATACCTAACTTCATTAACTCATTAGCTATTCCTTCCTCAGTCCAATCTTCTTCAATCCAAATTTTATCATTTTTAATTCTGATATTAACTTGGATATTATTTGTTCTTTTTTTGCCATACCAACCCAAAAACCCCCAAATATATAGGGCTACTATTTGATTTTTGAACAAGCTGTAAACCGTAAACCCCATCGAATCAACGATTGAGTCTCAGTATAATGAACAACAATCAAACCGGATTCCTATAGTGATGATTATTATCATCAAAAATCAAACAACTTTCATCAGTTAAATTTGCCGCACCAGAAACCCAATTATGATATTCTGCGAGAACTTGTTTAATTGCTATTTGATATTGCTCTAGTTTATCCATTGTAATATCTCCTCCTTTTCGACATTAACTACAATCATCAAAATTTGATTTAATTCGACAATCTCTTTGATTGAATCTCTAGTAAAAAAGTTTTCGTATGTACTTTCTTTAATAGCCAAATAAATTATATATTCTGGTTCTGTGAGGTTAATTAAATTACGATATAAAATATATTGCCCTAAAGCTAGTTCAAAATCTCTCATGGGAGAAGGACTAAGAAAACTCTTGAGCGAATTTCACCCCGTTTATAAGTTAAATTACCCTCTGGCATTAATACCATCTGCAGCTACATTATCCCAATCAGAAATCTCATTTTGATATTCTAAATCTTTGGCATCTTTTTGGAGAGCAGCTATTATTTCTGCTTCTAAAATTTTGCGTCTTTGTTCTGCTAATAGTGCATTGATATAGCCACTACGATTACCTTTTGCTTGTTGATCAATAAATCTCAGAATGTCTTCTTCTAAAGTAATTGTGACTTTCATCATTATGTATGACTCATTCATCTTACCAATTAATCATACCACTTTTTTGACATTGCGTGAGGTAAAAAGAGATTTTGAGGGGTTGAGATCGCTGTTTGGGAGTTGAAGGGTGCGTAAGCGTTGCGCGACCTAGGAATCGCTGTTTGGGGGGTTGAAGGAGTGCGTAAGCGTTGCGCGACCTAGGAATCGCTGTTTGGGGATTTGAAAGGATGCGATAGCGAAATTAATCTAAATCTTCCTCAGTCAAACCAGCATCTTTCAAAATACTTCTGAGTGTACCAGTAGGTAAATCACGATTACCATGAACAGGTATAGAAAGAATCACACTCATACCTTCCTTAACATAGATATGATGACTACCTGTAATCCTTTTTAGATTCCATCCATAGCGTTCCACAATCTTACACAGAGATTTACCAGAAACGGATTTCATAAAGATAACTCAATTAACTGTTTTTCTGGTTCAACTTCTTCTTGCTGACTAGCAACTTCTAACCAACCTTGAACAGCATCTTTCAACATTTCTAATAAATGTTCATAACTTTCACCCCAGGTATGACATCCTGGTAAAGCTGGTACAGAACCACACCAGACACCGTCTTCTTCCCAAATAATTGCTTTTATTTTCATAGCCAATTCCTTGAACTAAGGATATTTTACCGCAGAGGCAGTCAGATGTACCAGTTTAATAAAGATGAATAATCGCTTTTGGGGAGTTGAGGGAGTGCGTAAGCGTTGCGCGACCTAGGAATCGCTATTTGGGGAGTTGAAGGGATGCGATCGCTCCACTATTGCTCAAAAACTTAAATTTTGTACAATTTGCAAGAAACAGACAAATAATCTATAATGTTATGTAATCCTATAAATTTTGTGAGACGCTATGTCTGTCATCAGTGCAAGTGAAGCGCGTGCTAATTTTCCTGATATTATGAACCGTGCAGAATATCGTGGAGAAAGAATTTTAATTCAGCGTCATGGTAAAGCTGCGGTAGCGATAATTAGCATTGAAGATTTAAAACTATTAGAAGCAATAGAAGATGCAATAGATTCGGCTAAATTGCGACGTGCAGTAGAAGAAAACGAAGGATTTACCACCATAGAAGAAATAATAGCTAAATATCCCAATGAGTGAACGTTATACATTGAGGATTGCGAAAACTGCGGAAAAAGATTTATTAGACTTACAACCAAAACAATATAAACAAGTTGTATCAAAAATTCTCTCCCTTCAAGGTAATCCTCGTCCTCAAGACTATGCAGCTTTAAAAGGTTATCAAGGTGGTTATCGTATTGATCAAGGTGAATATAGAATTTTGTACACCATTGATGATAATAATAAATTAGTTGATGTTTTTCGGGTTGGTAAACGTAATGATGATGAAGTTTATAAAAATTTGTAACTTCGTTTAGTTACCTGTTAGCAAAGTTTACCAAAGGTATCGCTATTTGGGGAGTTTAAGAGGGTGTTTGAAAAGTTTTGAATGTATAGACTGACCCCTCTCCAAACCTCTCCCCTGCAAGGGGAGAGGCTTTAAAACCCCCATTCCCTTGCAGGGAAGGGGGGTAGGGGGGTTAGGTTTTTGGAGATTACTGGTTTGATATAATACTTTTCAAACAACCTCTAAGGGGTGCGATACCGTTCGCATTGCGTCCCGGAGGGAACTAGCGCGACCTAGGAATCGCTGTTTGGGAAGTTAAGGGGATGCGATCTCAAGTTGACAGAGAAAGACTTAATATACTAAACACGGGTGAGATTTAAACTTTTGCCAAATGACAAAGAACCCAGATGTGTAGGGGTTTAGCACTGCTAAACCCCTACGTTTAGAATCAAACAATCAAGCCGTTTTGAGTATACCACAGCTAATGCTTGAGAAATAAGCAGTTTGTTCTAACCACAAATTATGATCTTGTGCATAAAAATTACTGCTTTTAGTAACAGATTGATAGATCATAATCTTCTTCTGATTTGATTGATTTGTACAGGTAAGGTTTGCCATTAACTACTAAATTAACTTCCTGATCGAAATAGCATCACAATTGTTAATAATCCATATTAATTCATAATATCATTTTGAACTATCAGACAAGCACGGATTTTTTGTGCTTCTGCTCCCACAATTGAATCAAAATTTACCTACACCTAATGAAACGAATAAAAACGAGTTGCAGGTCTAAAGGTAGATTCGTTCCCTAATTTAGGCTAGACTAGCAGCGCAACTCCTTCAATTCGGGGAAAACAATTACCTATTTACTTCATCCCACAATTAAAATTGAGAAATTCGTGTCAATTGTCTCTACTTGCGTTATCATGGCGATGGCAAGCCTAGAAACCTTGTAAACTGGATATTGCCACCACTGTTCAGCGTAAATAGCGGTTAGTAGTAGTGATTACCGGACAAAACCGAATTCCCAAGCAACTTACTCTTGTTAGTTATGGTATAGTGGAAAAGTTGGAACTAGCTTTGCCAAACTATAATTGCTCTACGCGCAGGTAATAATTGCAACCGGAAAGCTGTTTTGATCAAGAATTTACACACAAAAATCTGAAATACA is a window encoding:
- a CDS encoding type II toxin-antitoxin system Phd/YefM family antitoxin, with the protein product MSVISASEARANFPDIMNRAEYRGERILIQRHGKAAVAIISIEDLKLLEAIEDAIDSAKLRRAVEENEGFTTIEEIIAKYPNE
- a CDS encoding type II toxin-antitoxin system VapC family toxin — translated: MKYLVDTNILLRLVQKNSPIHLDTQRAILKLKKQGEFLCIIPQNIIEFWAVATRPLDKNGLGLSITQAEEESEKLKKIFILELDTPQIFTKWESLVIKYQVMGKQVHDARLAAAMVVHNITHLLTY
- a CDS encoding type II toxin-antitoxin system HicB family antitoxin codes for the protein MTTAFILSDYVEGAVSQAIYDKLEDGTFFGKIPVCQGVVAFGASLRECQNELRSTLEDWILLGLKLGHSLPVIDNINLNQEPILEPLDTV
- a CDS encoding element excision factor XisI family protein, yielding MDKLEQYQIAIKQVLAEYHNWVSGAANLTDESCLIFDDNNHHYRNPV
- the mazE gene encoding type II toxin-antitoxin system MazE family antitoxin, yielding MMKVTITLEEDILRFIDQQAKGNRSGYINALLAEQRRKILEAEIIAALQKDAKDLEYQNEISDWDNVAADGINARG
- a CDS encoding type II toxin-antitoxin system HicB family antitoxin, which produces MKIKAIIWEEDGVWCGSVPALPGCHTWGESYEHLLEMLKDAVQGWLEVASQQEEVEPEKQLIELSL
- a CDS encoding ribbon-helix-helix domain-containing protein, producing the protein MTTVNISLPDSMRDFINEQVAKCGYSTTSEYIRHLIRQDLEKVAQSRIETLLLEGLDSGEAIEITDEWWQQKRTQLLERLRK
- a CDS encoding type II toxin-antitoxin system HicB family antitoxin, which produces MKIKAIIWEEDGVWCGSVPALPGCHTWGESYEHLLEMLKDAVQGWLEVASQQEEVEPEKQLIELSL
- a CDS encoding type II toxin-antitoxin system RelE family toxin; amino-acid sequence: MSERYTLRIAKTAEKDLLDLQPKQYKQVVSKILSLQGNPRPQDYAALKGYQGGYRIDQGEYRILYTIDDNNKLVDVFRVGKRNDDEVYKNL
- a CDS encoding type II toxin-antitoxin system HicA family toxin; this encodes MKSVSGKSLCKIVERYGWNLKRITGSHHIYVKEDMSVILSIPVHGNRDLPMGTLKSILKDAGLTEEDLD
- a CDS encoding type II toxin-antitoxin system HicA family toxin → MKSVSGKSLCKIVERYGWNLKRITGSHHIYVKEGMSVILSIPVHGNRDLPTGTLRSILKDAGLTEEDLD